CGCTCTGTCCGGCCTCGCCGTGCCAGATCCGTTCGGTCTGGGATACCGGTTCGAAGCTTCCGGGGAGGTAGTCCCAGGTGGTGCTGCGGACCTGGCCTGAGGCGTCGGTGTGGATCTGCTCGGCGATCCGGTCGTCGTCCCAGATGAACCGGTAGTGCTCGACGACCTCGTCGGCGTGGTCCTCGTTGCCGGCACCTACCCGTTGTTTGACGACGCGTCGGCCGTACGGGTCGTAGCCGTACGACCAGCTGCCGCGTCTTGGAGTGTCCACACGCGTCAACTGGTCCTGGTCGTTCCAGGTGTAGTGCCACTCCAGCCGCGTGCCCGAGAGCGTGCGCAGCGTGCGGGAAACGAGCCGGTCGTGTTCGTCATACGTATACGTGTTGCGGCCCGCACGGGTCAGCAGTGTGCCCTCGTGCACGCGCTCGCCTGCCGGATCGGCATCGGTCGCGGCCAGTCGGGAGTCGCGGGCGGAGAGGATGTTGCCCAAGGCGTCGTAGCTGTAGTGCTCCTCCTGCGGCGCCCCGTCTTGCGCCGCACGCACGGTCAGGACCCGGCCGGCCGGGCTCAACTCGAACTCGCGGCGGCCGCGCAGGAGATCGTCGACGGCCTCTGGCATGTTGTCGGCGCGATAGTGGAACGTGCGCTCCTGCATGGGGGTCGCCGGGCCGCCGGAGCGCTCCGACCAAAGCCGCTGCCGGTTCAGCCGCCCCGAGGCGTCCCAGCTCTGGCTGAGCACGGCGCCCGCGTCGAGGAAGCGGGTGACCTCCCTGCCCAGGACGTCGTACCCGAAGCGGATCCGGTGGTCGCCGACGGACACCTCGGCGGGCTGTTCGAGCTGGTCGAACCCGACCGTTGAGATGATGCCGCTGGGCAGCGTGCGGGTGACGCGACGGCCCAGCTCGTCGTAGCCTCGGCCGGTGGTGAATCCGTCCACGGTCTCGCGCACCAGGCGCCCGGCCCGGTCGTATCCGTACTCGATGGTGCTGCTCGATAGGGCACCCAGCGTGGATCCAGGCGCCCACGCCGACCGCACCCGGATCGCTCGGCCGAGATCGTCGTACTCGAACTCGGTCGCTGCGCCGTCGGCGTCCTGACGCCGGATCAGTTCGCCGAGCAGGCCGTAGCCGAATCCGGTGACGTGCCCGCGCCCATCGTCGATCTCCAGGAGCTGATCGGCCTGGTCACGTCGGTACGTCAGCGAGCGGCCGTTGTAGTCCGTCTCGCCGATCAGGTGACCGGCCGTGTCATACCGGTAGGTCCATTCGAGATCGCCGTGCGAGTGCGCGATCAGCTGCAACTCGGTGTCGTAGCGGAAGCGGTGGACGTCGCCGTCGGGATTGACCCGCTCGGTCATCGTGGCGAACGGCCCGATCGTGAAGCGGGTGGAAGCGCCGATCGGGTCCACGTGCTCGACGAGATTGCCCTCCGCGTCGTACCCGAAGGTTTCGCGCGAACCGTCGCCGTGGACCCACTCGAGCAGGTTGCCGTCCAGCGACAGCCGGTAGAACTCGGTGACGCCCTGCACGTCGGTGATCGCCACGATCCGGCCGTAGGCGTCGTACGCGGTGTGGCTGGTGCGCCCGAGTTGGTCCGTGACGGCGGTGACGAGTCCTGCCGAATTGCAGATATAGGCGCGCGTGTGCCCGGCCGGGTCGGTGACCGAAGTGAGCCGGCCTTCCTCGTTGTAGGTGCGCCGCTCCACGAAGCCGAAGAGGTCGGTGATCGCCACGATGTTCCCGCGCTCGTCGTACTCGAAGCGGCAGGCGGTCAGGCCGCGGTCGGTGATCTTCTCCACCTGACGCTGCGCGGTATAGCTGAAGCTCAGGATGCTGCCGTCCGGCCGGGCAACGACGAGCGGCTGCCCGTGCTCGTCGTACTGCGTGCGGGTGGTGCGCCCGATCTCGTCGGTATTCGCCGTCATCCGGCCCCGCGCGTCGAACTCGCAGGTGGTGGTGCCGCCGATGGCGTCCACGGTGCGAACGACGCGGTAGTGGGCGTCGTAGTGGTACTCCATGGGTTGGCCGAGCGAGTCGGTGACGGTCGTGCGCCGCGCGGCCTCGTCGTACTCGAACATCGAGTCGAGCACACCGCCATCGCCCAGCCCGGCAGTGACGCGCCCTTGTTCGTCGTACACGTAGCCGTACCGGAAGCCGAGCCGATCGGTCCAGGCGATCAGACGGTCGTGATCGTCGTACTCGAAGACCTGCGGCCGGCCGGATTCGTCGCGCAGACCGACCAGCCGGCCGGCGTCGTCGTACTCGAAGATGCTGACGGCGATCGTTTCACCGCGCGCGGCCGCTGCGATGTCGTCCGCAGGGACTCGGAGGGCGCCCACTCGGGTGCCAGCCGGCGTCTCGACCAGGTCGATGACGACGCGGTAGCCGCAGGAGTGCGCGACGGCGCTCGGCGCCCCT
This genomic window from Actinospica robiniae DSM 44927 contains:
- a CDS encoding RHS repeat-associated core domain-containing protein, with the protein product MSEGDISASPDDIRAVVPGLMDLAQTLQQAGSTLKEISSSVKASMSGDSSGATKAISEGAEDVTGAVGDGLSEGARVMEGAGNRLHNYAGSLDATEADIADHFNGIHAGSEDDFGHGGSGGSGGGRERPGGDDDPGLDPEKNKEATPTSLCTKAGEPVDVVSGQLIMPVIDLELDALLPLRLYRVYCSQYRDGSWFGTSYSSTLDQHVALTGDGLRYCDEDGAVLSYPVPMTSGEAVLPDAGAQWPLVWDRRAEEILIRDPDAGLVRRFPTVGAGSVFPIGSISDRNGHTVTYQRSASGAPSAVAHSCGYRVVIDLVETPAGTRVGALRVPADDIAAAARGETIAVSIFEYDDAGRLVGLRDESGRPQVFEYDDHDRLIAWTDRLGFRYGYVYDEQGRVTAGLGDGGVLDSMFEYDEAARRTTVTDSLGQPMEYHYDAHYRVVRTVDAIGGTTTCEFDARGRMTANTDEIGRTTRTQYDEHGQPLVVARPDGSILSFSYTAQRQVEKITDRGLTACRFEYDERGNIVAITDLFGFVERRTYNEEGRLTSVTDPAGHTRAYICNSAGLVTAVTDQLGRTSHTAYDAYGRIVAITDVQGVTEFYRLSLDGNLLEWVHGDGSRETFGYDAEGNLVEHVDPIGASTRFTIGPFATMTERVNPDGDVHRFRYDTELQLIAHSHGDLEWTYRYDTAGHLIGETDYNGRSLTYRRDQADQLLEIDDGRGHVTGFGYGLLGELIRRQDADGAATEFEYDDLGRAIRVRSAWAPGSTLGALSSSTIEYGYDRAGRLVRETVDGFTTGRGYDELGRRVTRTLPSGIISTVGFDQLEQPAEVSVGDHRIRFGYDVLGREVTRFLDAGAVLSQSWDASGRLNRQRLWSERSGGPATPMQERTFHYRADNMPEAVDDLLRGRREFELSPAGRVLTVRAAQDGAPQEEHYSYDALGNILSARDSRLAATDADPAGERVHEGTLLTRAGRNTYTYDEHDRLVSRTLRTLSGTRLEWHYTWNDQDQLTRVDTPRRGSWSYGYDPYGRRVVKQRVGAGNEDHADEVVEHYRFIWDDDRIAEQIHTDASGQVRSTTWDYLPGSFEPVSQTERIWHGEAGQSEYDELFFGIVTDQVGALAELVTPDGRIAWAARTTLWGRRVAPAVAPHGYSPLGMPGQYHDEESGLAYNLFRYYDPATGRFLSADPLGQAAGANPHGYVPNPMAWLDPYGLIGTRPKTRVPVGEGGYYKGLQPANFPPTHPRTSTDYEINHVPPQAAYKGILDLGSGKRVPYGPAIRMEYDDHRKLKSTDPSLAGDAYRAKLRSLVQQGKFDEAMKMDLDDIRAKYPGKYDAAIDEMIKSMKTNTKLTDALKAKNWKIRYCKLK